The Nitrosomonas sp. sh817 genome includes a window with the following:
- the lspA gene encoding signal peptidase II has translation MKLYISLSIAALILTLDLASKYWVESALEFGQIIPVTGFFNLVLTYNPGAAFSFLSDQSGWQRWFLSGIAGTAVLLIVFFLNKYKHEQLFCLSLSLVLGGASGNLYDRITLGHVVDFLDFYIGSYHWPAFNIADSAIFVGAVLMIYESFRNKKEPESATGKPE, from the coding sequence ATGAAGCTATACATTAGTTTAAGTATTGCAGCGCTCATTCTAACTCTGGATCTTGCCAGTAAATACTGGGTTGAGTCTGCACTAGAATTCGGACAAATAATCCCGGTTACCGGTTTTTTCAACTTGGTATTGACCTACAATCCGGGTGCGGCATTCAGCTTCCTGAGCGATCAATCAGGATGGCAACGTTGGTTTCTGAGCGGTATTGCTGGAACAGCTGTTCTACTAATCGTTTTTTTTCTTAATAAATACAAGCATGAGCAGTTATTTTGCTTATCATTAAGCTTAGTTCTTGGAGGAGCATCTGGAAATTTATACGATCGCATTACACTGGGACACGTCGTCGATTTTCTGGATTTCTACATTGGCAGTTATCACTGGCCAGCTTTTAATATTGCCGACTCAGCCATTTTTGTCGGCGCTGTCCTTATGATTTATGAAAGTTTCCGTAATAAAAAAGAGCCAGAAAGCGCTACAGGAAAACCTGAATAA
- the ileS gene encoding isoleucine--tRNA ligase, with protein sequence MTDYKNTLNLLDTPFPMRGNLASREPAMLKAWQEKNLYQKIRTACKSRPKFILHDGPPYANGDIHIGHAVNKILKDIIIKSKTLSGYDAPYIPGWDCHGLPIEHQIEKKHGKNLPADKVRELCRAFALQQVERQKADFIRLGVLGDWENPYLTMNFKTEAGIIRALGKIYQNGFLYQGQKPVNWCIDCGSALAEAEVEYENKTSPAIDVGFTVQAEFHELLSNAFGINIPAETQTFAIIWTTTPWTLPANQAVCVHPEFDYVLVQTSRGLLVLASELLQACLERYDLAGVALASCKGQALEHLPLQHPFEARTVKIICGKHVTLDAGTGLVHTAPAHGLDDYFVGQHYGLPSESPVDGSGKFIADTPLVGGLSVWKANDVVIDTLTTSSHLFCHKKIDHSYPHCWRHKTPIIFRATPQWFIGMNLHKLPDSSDRKKSLRELAMQAVNNTDFYPSWGRSRLEAMIKNRPDWCISRQRNWGVPMTFFVHKETHAPHPRSYELLELVAQKVEQQGIEAWFSLDVGELLGEEVKNYMKSTDTLDVWFDSGTTHDTVVKTSEQLDFPADLYLEGSDQHRGWFQSSLLTSCSIDGLAPYRALLTHGFVVDGQGHKMSKSKGNVISPQRIMDTSGADILRLWVASTDYSGELSISEEILKRVVESYRRIRNTLRFLLANLADFDPKIDSVAVTDCLEIDRYMLSFTETFQKELIEAYERYEFHQVVHQLHNFCSEDLGGFYLDILKDRLYTSATKGLPRRSAQTVLHHIAHSLVRLFAPILSFTSEEVWEYLAKDPSDSVLLHQWHTFPDQPETEILQQRWAKIRMLRSQVLKKLEESRAQGEIGSSLAATVEIRANREDFLLLSELEEDLRFVLIVSEVNLKQVDNPLQEGITITSNIHKKCERCWHYREDVGQHAEHPTLCTRCVTNLYGTGEQRHYA encoded by the coding sequence ATGACCGATTATAAGAATACGTTGAATTTACTCGACACCCCATTTCCGATGCGGGGCAATCTCGCCAGCCGGGAACCCGCGATGCTGAAGGCCTGGCAAGAAAAAAATCTTTACCAAAAGATCCGTACCGCATGCAAATCCCGTCCAAAATTCATCTTGCATGACGGACCTCCCTACGCTAACGGAGACATCCATATCGGTCATGCCGTTAACAAAATCCTTAAAGACATTATCATTAAAAGCAAAACATTGTCGGGATACGACGCACCTTATATCCCAGGTTGGGATTGCCATGGATTACCGATTGAGCATCAGATTGAAAAAAAACACGGCAAGAATCTGCCTGCTGACAAAGTTCGTGAACTATGCCGCGCCTTCGCACTTCAACAAGTTGAACGCCAGAAAGCCGACTTTATACGGTTGGGCGTACTAGGAGATTGGGAGAATCCCTATCTCACCATGAATTTCAAAACAGAGGCCGGTATCATTCGGGCCCTTGGAAAAATTTATCAAAACGGCTTTTTATATCAAGGACAAAAACCGGTCAATTGGTGTATTGACTGCGGTTCCGCACTGGCAGAGGCGGAAGTCGAGTATGAAAATAAAACTTCACCAGCCATTGATGTTGGCTTTACCGTACAAGCGGAATTCCACGAATTACTCAGCAATGCTTTTGGCATCAACATTCCTGCCGAAACTCAAACTTTTGCCATCATCTGGACCACTACGCCGTGGACTCTTCCAGCAAACCAAGCAGTCTGTGTTCATCCGGAATTCGATTACGTATTGGTGCAAACATCTCGCGGCTTGCTGGTACTTGCCAGCGAACTGCTTCAGGCTTGCCTGGAACGTTACGACCTCGCTGGCGTCGCATTGGCTAGCTGCAAAGGTCAAGCCTTAGAACATTTACCTCTGCAGCACCCATTTGAAGCGCGTACTGTAAAAATTATCTGTGGCAAACATGTGACGCTGGACGCCGGCACCGGTCTAGTCCATACAGCACCCGCGCATGGCTTGGACGACTATTTTGTCGGTCAACATTATGGTTTACCGAGTGAGAGCCCAGTCGACGGCAGCGGCAAATTTATTGCCGATACACCTTTGGTAGGCGGTCTCTCGGTATGGAAAGCAAACGACGTCGTCATTGATACCCTCACTACCAGTTCTCACTTATTTTGTCATAAAAAAATCGATCACAGCTACCCTCATTGCTGGCGTCACAAAACCCCCATTATTTTTCGTGCAACACCGCAATGGTTTATAGGCATGAATCTCCACAAATTACCCGATTCTTCCGATCGGAAAAAAAGCTTGCGCGAATTGGCAATGCAAGCAGTCAATAACACCGATTTCTATCCCAGTTGGGGAAGATCTCGCTTGGAAGCAATGATCAAGAACCGCCCGGATTGGTGCATTTCGCGGCAGCGGAATTGGGGGGTTCCAATGACTTTTTTTGTGCATAAAGAAACCCATGCACCCCACCCGCGTTCCTATGAATTGTTGGAATTGGTTGCGCAAAAAGTCGAACAACAGGGCATAGAAGCTTGGTTCTCATTGGATGTTGGAGAGTTGCTCGGAGAGGAAGTCAAGAATTACATGAAATCAACCGACACCTTGGATGTCTGGTTCGACTCCGGTACTACGCACGACACCGTCGTTAAGACAAGCGAGCAGCTTGATTTTCCAGCAGACCTTTACCTGGAAGGCTCCGATCAACATCGCGGCTGGTTCCAGTCTTCACTATTAACCAGTTGCTCGATTGACGGCCTAGCACCCTACCGCGCATTACTTACGCACGGTTTTGTAGTAGATGGGCAAGGCCATAAAATGAGCAAGTCAAAGGGAAATGTCATCTCGCCACAGAGAATAATGGATACTTCCGGTGCCGATATTTTGCGATTATGGGTAGCTTCAACTGACTATTCTGGCGAGCTTTCGATTTCAGAAGAAATTCTGAAACGGGTCGTTGAAAGCTACCGGCGTATCCGCAATACATTACGCTTCTTACTCGCTAACTTGGCCGATTTCGATCCGAAAATTGACTCAGTCGCCGTTACTGATTGTTTGGAAATCGATCGCTATATGCTATCGTTTACCGAAACATTTCAAAAAGAACTGATCGAAGCCTATGAACGTTACGAGTTTCATCAAGTTGTTCACCAGCTGCACAATTTTTGCTCGGAAGATTTAGGCGGTTTCTATTTGGATATTCTTAAAGACCGTCTTTATACATCAGCAACCAAAGGCCTCCCGCGCCGTTCCGCACAAACCGTGCTGCACCATATCGCCCACAGTCTGGTACGGTTATTTGCGCCGATTCTGAGTTTCACTTCCGAAGAAGTGTGGGAATATCTGGCTAAAGATCCCAGTGATAGCGTTTTATTGCACCAGTGGCATACTTTTCCTGATCAACCGGAAACGGAAATATTGCAACAGCGCTGGGCAAAAATACGGATGTTACGCTCGCAAGTTCTAAAAAAACTGGAAGAATCCCGTGCACAAGGTGAAATCGGATCATCGCTCGCTGCGACAGTCGAAATACGGGCCAACCGCGAAGATTTTCTCTTACTTAGCGAACTGGAAGAGGATTTACGCTTTGTATTGATCGTTTCCGAAGTCAATCTGAAACAGGTTGATAACCCACTCCAGGAAGGCATCACGATAACATCCAATATCCATAAAAAATGCGAGCGTTGCTGGCATTATCGCGAGGATGTGGGACAACATGCAGAACATCCTACTTTGTGCACACGTTGTGTCACCAATCTTTATGGCACTGGTGAACAGCGCCATTATGCGTAA
- a CDS encoding S41 family peptidase, which yields MSNIIKKTSLILIGVIAGMMLSLNFSAIAKKDNFEAIHPLPIEELRTFAQVFGRIKSDYVETVEDKKLITEAINGMLVGLDPHSSYLDKDEYKELQIGTQGEFGGLGIQVTMEDGVVKVISPIEDTPAFRAGIKTGDLIVKLDDTVVKGMSLNEAIKLMRGKPKTSIKITIVREGESEPLVFNLVRDIIKIQSVKSKMIEPGYAYIRITQFQEQTGENLATAIKTLFAENSGSMKGLILDLRNDPGGLLNGAVAVSAAFLPENSLVVYTEGRSADAKMKLHANPEYYLRGPDEDYLKGLPAEVKTVPMITLVNGGSASASEIVAGALQDHKRSIVMGSQTFGKGSVQTILPLGNNTAIKLTTARYYTPNGQSIQAQGITPDILDETGNNDEQRLREADLNRHLSNGKKTEKKSALESNKAEPKPASEKKEKKNKDKKNKAPIEFGSEDDLLLKQAMNYFKGIVIPPGKTSNTKTES from the coding sequence ATGAGTAACATAATCAAAAAAACTAGTTTAATTCTGATCGGCGTAATCGCTGGAATGATGCTAAGTTTGAATTTTTCCGCTATCGCCAAGAAAGATAATTTCGAAGCAATTCACCCGTTGCCGATCGAGGAGCTACGAACATTCGCTCAAGTATTTGGACGAATAAAGAGCGACTATGTAGAAACTGTCGAAGACAAAAAACTGATCACCGAAGCCATTAACGGCATGCTGGTTGGACTTGACCCTCATTCTTCTTATCTCGATAAAGACGAATACAAGGAACTGCAAATCGGCACTCAAGGCGAGTTTGGTGGTTTGGGCATCCAAGTTACGATGGAAGACGGGGTCGTCAAGGTTATCTCTCCCATTGAAGACACACCAGCATTCCGGGCTGGTATTAAGACCGGAGATTTAATCGTAAAGCTTGACGATACTGTCGTGAAAGGCATGTCTCTCAATGAAGCGATCAAGTTGATGCGAGGCAAACCCAAAACATCCATCAAAATTACGATTGTTCGTGAAGGCGAATCAGAGCCGCTGGTCTTTAATCTGGTTCGGGACATCATCAAGATACAGAGTGTCAAATCAAAAATGATTGAACCAGGGTATGCTTATATCCGCATCACACAGTTTCAAGAACAAACCGGTGAAAATCTTGCTACAGCCATCAAAACGCTTTTTGCTGAGAACAGTGGCAGTATGAAAGGATTAATACTCGATCTTCGTAACGACCCTGGAGGATTATTGAATGGCGCTGTCGCTGTCTCCGCGGCTTTCCTGCCGGAAAACTCCCTAGTTGTATATACGGAAGGACGCAGTGCCGATGCAAAAATGAAATTGCATGCTAACCCTGAGTACTATTTGCGAGGACCTGACGAAGATTACTTAAAAGGACTCCCGGCAGAAGTAAAAACGGTTCCGATGATTACTCTTGTAAATGGCGGATCCGCATCGGCCTCAGAAATCGTTGCTGGCGCCTTGCAAGATCATAAAAGATCCATTGTTATGGGTTCGCAAACTTTTGGTAAAGGATCCGTCCAAACCATATTGCCGCTTGGGAACAATACGGCAATAAAACTTACAACAGCCAGATACTACACACCTAACGGACAATCCATTCAGGCACAAGGCATCACGCCTGACATTCTCGATGAAACGGGAAATAACGATGAGCAACGGCTCCGCGAAGCGGATTTGAACCGCCATCTCTCCAATGGCAAAAAAACAGAGAAAAAATCGGCTCTGGAATCCAATAAAGCAGAACCAAAACCTGCTAGCGAGAAAAAAGAGAAAAAGAATAAAGACAAGAAAAATAAAGCGCCTATCGAGTTTGGCTCTGAAGATGATCTCTTGCTGAAACAAGCCATGAATTACTTTAAAGGCATTGTGATACCCCCTGGAAAAACGAGTAATACCAAAACAGAAAGCTGA
- a CDS encoding molybdopterin-synthase adenylyltransferase MoeB: MNDHQLLRYSRHILLPEIDIEGQEKLCQSRVLIIGAGGLGSPALMYLAASGVGNLIICDGDQVDLTNLQRQIIHDNHSIGLAKTLSAKKALAKINPEINITAIQEKADATKLLHLTAEADVVLDASDNFATRSLINQACVAHKKPLISGAVVRFEGQVSVFDLSQTDSPCYHCLYPMEGEQEDMPCAIMGVFSPITGIIGCVQAAETIKTLLNIGDSLNGRLLLLDGLTMNWREAKVNKDPECPVCQM, encoded by the coding sequence GTGAATGATCATCAGCTGCTTCGCTATAGCCGTCACATCCTGCTCCCCGAGATTGATATCGAGGGGCAGGAAAAACTTTGTCAATCACGAGTCTTGATTATTGGCGCAGGTGGGCTAGGTTCCCCTGCGCTCATGTACCTAGCTGCTAGCGGTGTTGGTAATTTAATAATTTGTGATGGCGATCAAGTAGATTTAACCAATCTGCAACGCCAAATTATTCATGATAATCATTCGATCGGCTTAGCCAAAACGCTATCAGCGAAAAAAGCACTCGCCAAAATTAATCCGGAAATTAATATCACGGCTATTCAGGAAAAAGCCGATGCCACAAAATTGCTGCATTTAACCGCAGAAGCCGATGTAGTTCTTGATGCATCCGATAACTTCGCGACACGCTCTCTTATTAATCAGGCATGTGTTGCTCATAAAAAACCTTTGATTTCTGGTGCAGTTGTGCGTTTTGAAGGTCAAGTGAGCGTTTTTGATTTAAGCCAAACCGATAGTCCTTGTTATCATTGCTTATATCCAATGGAGGGAGAGCAAGAAGACATGCCATGTGCAATTATGGGGGTATTTTCTCCCATTACCGGCATTATCGGCTGCGTTCAGGCTGCCGAAACAATAAAAACTTTGTTGAATATCGGCGATAGTCTTAACGGACGGCTGTTGTTACTTGACGGCCTGACGATGAATTGGCGTGAAGCAAAAGTAAACAAAGATCCAGAATGCCCGGTATGCCAAATGTAG
- a CDS encoding rhodanese-like domain-containing protein codes for MELSIFQDHFLLRLENLFFVIAAVVSAILLLIPMITQGGIKEIDAREAVRLINYKDALILDVRDDSEYLAGHIPHAKHVPSQKMAERWIELEKYKDKPIVVIYPGGVRSNNPSLVLKKNGFTQIVNLMGGIDAWKRAGLPMVKR; via the coding sequence ATGGAATTATCAATATTTCAAGACCATTTTTTATTAAGATTGGAAAATTTGTTTTTTGTAATAGCTGCGGTTGTCAGTGCTATATTGTTACTTATTCCGATGATCACGCAGGGCGGAATTAAGGAAATTGATGCACGTGAGGCCGTACGGTTGATCAATTATAAAGATGCACTGATACTAGATGTTCGGGATGATAGTGAATATCTGGCAGGTCATATACCGCATGCAAAACATGTACCATCGCAGAAGATGGCTGAGCGCTGGATCGAATTGGAAAAGTATAAAGATAAGCCCATTGTTGTAATTTACCCTGGTGGCGTTCGGTCTAATAACCCCAGTCTTGTTCTGAAAAAGAATGGTTTTACTCAGATTGTTAATTTAATGGGTGGTATTGATGCGTGGAAGCGTGCAGGGTTGCCGATGGTTAAAAGGTAA
- a CDS encoding murein hydrolase activator EnvC produces the protein MTNGNLLYSSFSSRINADRKFSIQRQQFLQFLLVLILSYPTSIFPENHENLKLLRERIQTLQKELNKKETIRQGASNALQETERAIRNITQRLQKLLEEDRQATDSYKQLQSQYKLIKNDIDTEQDQLEKLLYQQYISGHQTYLKLALYQQDPNQFARNLYYYNQVSQARSEILNNLQINQEKIETLIHISRQKKDEITAIQTEYFSQRKKLEQEKNKHQVLVAQLTDQISKQQQEINKLSNDEKRLSRLVKEINKLIVQKQPENKLINNKLPDAVTTNNVLFSALKGKLNLPVRGTIQNTFGSQRANKQLTWKGLFIRSPDGSDVKAISEGKVVFADWLRGFGHLIILDHGNGYMSLYGNNATLQKRIGDTIRGGDTIATVGNSGGNPDSGLYFELRHKGKPFDPLTWIKIE, from the coding sequence ATGACGAATGGAAATCTTCTATATAGCAGCTTCTCATCGAGAATCAATGCGGATCGCAAATTTAGCATTCAACGGCAACAATTCTTGCAATTTCTTTTAGTACTCATATTATCTTATCCGACATCCATTTTTCCCGAAAACCATGAAAACCTGAAACTGTTGCGAGAACGCATTCAAACATTACAAAAAGAATTAAACAAGAAGGAAACCATCCGGCAAGGCGCATCGAATGCTCTGCAAGAAACCGAGCGTGCCATCAGAAATATCACACAGAGATTGCAAAAACTACTTGAAGAAGACCGGCAAGCCACCGATAGCTACAAACAATTACAATCACAGTACAAGCTTATCAAAAACGATATCGATACCGAACAGGATCAGTTAGAGAAACTGCTTTACCAACAATATATTAGTGGACATCAAACTTATCTCAAGCTGGCTCTGTACCAGCAAGATCCCAATCAATTTGCACGAAATTTATATTACTACAATCAAGTATCACAAGCTCGCTCAGAAATCCTGAATAATCTTCAAATCAATCAAGAAAAAATTGAAACTCTAATTCATATTAGCCGTCAAAAGAAAGACGAAATTACAGCCATTCAAACAGAGTACTTCAGTCAAAGAAAAAAGCTTGAACAAGAAAAAAATAAGCATCAAGTCTTAGTTGCGCAGTTAACAGATCAAATTTCGAAACAGCAGCAAGAAATAAATAAACTGAGTAATGATGAAAAACGCCTTAGTCGTTTAGTTAAAGAAATCAACAAACTAATTGTCCAGAAACAACCTGAAAATAAATTAATTAATAATAAATTACCCGATGCTGTCACAACCAATAATGTGCTTTTCTCAGCACTTAAAGGTAAATTAAATTTACCGGTACGAGGGACGATACAAAATACTTTTGGCAGTCAGCGCGCAAACAAGCAATTAACTTGGAAAGGTTTATTTATCCGATCACCGGATGGCAGTGATGTCAAAGCGATCTCAGAAGGAAAGGTTGTTTTCGCGGACTGGCTTCGAGGCTTCGGTCATTTGATCATTTTGGATCATGGCAACGGCTATATGAGTCTTTATGGCAATAATGCAACACTCCAAAAAAGAATCGGTGATACGATTCGGGGCGGAGATACGATAGCAACTGTTGGAAATAGCGGTGGTAATCCAGATTCAGGTCTATATTTTGAACTTCGTCATAAAGGTAAGCCGTTTGACCCATTGACGTGGATCAAAATAGAATGA
- the gpmA gene encoding 2,3-diphosphoglycerate-dependent phosphoglycerate mutase yields the protein MKKIVLLRHGESTWNKENRFTGWTDVDLTSQGMKEAQEAGRLLREQGFIFDLAYTSVLKRAIRTLWIVLDEMDQMWTPIQHTWRLNERHYGALQGLNKAETAAEYGDEQVLIWRRSYDVRPPALSVDDERYAGNDPRYKGLAPEDIPLTECLSDTVARFLPYWNSIIAPQVQSGKSIIIAAHGNSLRALVKYLDNISDEEILNCNIPTGIPLVYELDDDLKPIRNYYLGDLTAVNEAMQTVANQGRSTV from the coding sequence ATGAAAAAAATCGTTCTCCTGAGGCATGGAGAAAGCACCTGGAATAAAGAAAATCGTTTCACTGGCTGGACAGATGTCGATCTAACATCACAAGGCATGAAAGAAGCTCAAGAAGCCGGGCGGCTTCTGCGTGAGCAAGGCTTCATATTCGACCTTGCTTATACATCCGTTCTTAAACGCGCCATCCGTACCTTATGGATTGTATTGGATGAAATGGATCAGATGTGGACCCCGATCCAGCATACTTGGCGATTGAACGAACGCCATTACGGCGCACTTCAAGGTCTCAACAAGGCCGAAACTGCGGCAGAATATGGCGATGAGCAGGTTCTGATCTGGCGAAGGAGTTACGATGTTAGACCACCAGCTTTGAGTGTTGATGATGAGCGCTACGCGGGTAACGATCCTCGATATAAAGGTTTAGCACCAGAGGATATTCCGTTGACGGAATGCCTCAGCGACACAGTCGCAAGATTCTTGCCTTACTGGAACTCCATTATCGCGCCACAAGTTCAATCCGGAAAAAGCATTATCATTGCAGCACATGGAAATTCACTTAGGGCATTGGTGAAATATCTGGACAATATCTCGGACGAAGAAATTCTTAATTGCAATATTCCTACGGGCATCCCATTGGTTTACGAACTGGATGACGATTTAAAACCAATCAGGAACTATTATTTGGGAGATTTGACAGCTGTTAACGAAGCAATGCAAACCGTTGCCAACCAGGGAAGATCAACCGTATAA
- a CDS encoding bifunctional riboflavin kinase/FAD synthetase — protein MHIWRKTSSRVKTPVALTIGNFDGVHKGHQAMLKRLQESAKMLGLPACVMTFEPHPREFFSPDQAPTRLTGVREKLQCLIQANVDRVYICRFDYEFAKIPPEQFITRILNKELNVRWLLVGDDFRFGARRAGDITMLQTHSAANGYTVEIMPNITVDDTRVSSTVIRQALANGDLAAAGNFLGRPFSMSGRIIDGDKLGKKIGFPTANIQLKHNRPVLSGIFAVSARGAIPSSPMTPLPGVASLGVRPTTHQNGSYVLEVHLFDFNQEIYGQRLQVDFLHKLRDEQKFSDINALILQIEKDIVQTKNYFMTKTNAHNYSSICIAH, from the coding sequence ATGCATATATGGCGAAAAACGTCGTCACGTGTTAAAACGCCTGTCGCGCTGACAATTGGTAATTTTGATGGTGTGCATAAGGGGCATCAAGCAATGCTCAAACGCTTACAAGAAAGCGCCAAAATGCTCGGACTGCCTGCTTGCGTAATGACCTTCGAACCCCACCCTCGCGAGTTTTTCTCCCCCGATCAAGCGCCAACTCGCTTAACGGGTGTCCGGGAAAAATTACAATGCCTTATTCAAGCAAATGTCGATCGTGTATACATTTGCCGCTTCGATTACGAGTTTGCAAAAATACCCCCGGAACAATTTATCACGCGGATCCTCAACAAAGAGCTAAATGTGCGCTGGTTACTTGTTGGCGATGATTTTCGTTTTGGTGCACGCCGGGCCGGTGATATAACCATGCTGCAAACTCATTCGGCTGCAAACGGCTATACAGTCGAAATAATGCCAAATATAACTGTCGATGATACTCGTGTTTCCAGCACAGTTATCCGCCAAGCATTGGCAAATGGAGATTTGGCAGCAGCGGGTAATTTTTTGGGCCGGCCTTTTAGCATGAGCGGACGGATTATCGATGGTGATAAACTCGGTAAGAAAATCGGTTTTCCGACTGCCAATATTCAATTAAAACATAACCGTCCAGTATTATCGGGTATCTTTGCTGTTTCAGCCCGGGGTGCCATTCCATCATCTCCCATGACACCACTACCCGGGGTTGCCAGTCTCGGTGTACGGCCAACCACCCATCAGAATGGCAGCTATGTCTTGGAAGTACATTTGTTTGATTTTAACCAGGAAATATACGGACAACGGCTGCAAGTTGATTTCTTGCACAAACTGCGCGATGAACAAAAATTTTCCGATATCAACGCGCTTATTCTGCAAATCGAGAAAGATATTGTGCAAACAAAAAATTATTTCATGACAAAAACCAATGCGCACAATTACAGTAGTATCTGCATTGCACACTAA
- the slmA gene encoding nucleoid occlusion factor SlmA, translated as MVNKSQRSNHLQKSSDRKDQILQTLAEMLEYPHRMKITVAALAERLEISESSVYRCFPSKSEMFGALIEFIEKTLFVLVNKIQQEESSGVKQIENLLLLLMGFSQKNPGMTRILIGDVLVNENEHLQIRINQLHDRLEATLKQALRFAISEGKISERIDAAAYANLLMCFVVGCWHQFVKSEFNRSPLAGWEIQRLVLLPASIE; from the coding sequence ATGGTTAATAAATCGCAGCGTTCCAATCATTTACAAAAATCGTCTGATAGAAAAGATCAGATCTTGCAAACTCTGGCAGAAATGTTGGAATACCCCCATAGAATGAAAATTACAGTTGCCGCATTAGCGGAGCGGCTGGAGATATCGGAGTCTTCGGTTTATCGTTGTTTCCCGAGTAAATCGGAAATGTTCGGAGCGTTGATCGAGTTTATCGAAAAGACTCTGTTTGTATTGGTTAACAAAATCCAGCAGGAGGAAAGCTCTGGTGTTAAGCAAATTGAAAATTTATTACTGTTGTTAATGGGTTTTTCGCAGAAGAATCCAGGAATGACGCGTATTTTGATCGGTGATGTATTGGTTAACGAGAATGAACATTTGCAAATACGAATTAATCAATTACATGATCGTTTGGAAGCAACGCTTAAGCAGGCATTGCGATTTGCCATCAGTGAAGGGAAAATAAGCGAGCGGATTGATGCAGCAGCCTATGCTAATTTGCTTATGTGTTTCGTGGTTGGTTGCTGGCATCAGTTTGTTAAAAGCGAATTCAATCGTAGCCCTTTAGCCGGTTGGGAAATTCAGCGTTTGGTTTTGTTACCGGCCAGTATCGAATGA
- the grxC gene encoding glutaredoxin 3, with protein MPKIIMYTTGFCPYCKMAENLLRSRGVQEIEKIRIDLEPDQRGEMMNKTGRRTVPQIYIGDIHVGGYDDLTQLDRKGELAGLLAT; from the coding sequence ATGCCTAAAATAATTATGTACACCACTGGGTTTTGCCCTTATTGCAAAATGGCAGAAAACTTGTTGCGTTCGAGAGGCGTGCAAGAAATTGAGAAAATTCGCATTGATCTTGAGCCCGATCAACGCGGTGAGATGATGAATAAAACCGGTCGCCGTACAGTTCCACAGATCTATATCGGTGATATTCACGTGGGCGGTTATGACGATTTGACACAACTTGACCGGAAAGGTGAATTGGCTGGGTTGCTGGCAACATGA
- the secB gene encoding protein-export chaperone SecB, which translates to MSEQQQPVFVIEKIYVKDLSLEIPNAPNIFLERETPEINLQLGTKSQGIDVGLYEVLLTVTVTAKIKDKIMFLVEAQQSGIFRIRNIPNDEIDPVLGIGCPNILFPYLREVVSDIVTRAGFPPVILNPVNFEAIYQQKKTEAKASSN; encoded by the coding sequence ATGAGTGAGCAACAGCAACCGGTTTTTGTTATAGAAAAGATTTATGTGAAAGATCTGTCTTTAGAGATTCCCAATGCACCCAATATATTTCTGGAAAGAGAAACGCCTGAAATTAATTTGCAGCTTGGCACCAAAAGCCAAGGTATTGATGTAGGGCTCTATGAAGTGTTGTTGACAGTAACGGTGACCGCTAAAATCAAAGACAAGATAATGTTTCTGGTGGAAGCACAGCAATCCGGGATTTTCAGGATTCGCAATATTCCAAATGATGAAATAGATCCTGTGTTGGGAATTGGATGTCCGAATATTCTTTTTCCGTATTTACGTGAAGTGGTATCGGACATCGTAACTCGCGCTGGATTTCCCCCTGTGATTTTAAATCCGGTCAATTTTGAAGCAATCTATCAGCAAAAGAAAACCGAAGCAAAAGCAAGTTCAAATTAG